Part of the Paenibacillus sp. JNUCC32 genome is shown below.
TGACGAAACGCGGTTATGATATTCAGCGCTTGCAGCATAGGTTGTTCCTCCACTTCCTGTTAAAAATGAACAAAGGTTATCTTGGTTTCGCTGCTACGATTATAACAAATTGTTTAGGGTGGATCGCGGGCATTTGGTAGTTGCGGATGGTACAGGGTATACTGGTCAACGAAACCATATTTTTTATCAATGTGAAGGAGTGAATGTACATGAGCCTGAAAAATAAAACAGCCCTCATCACGGGTGCAGGCAAAGGGATTGGACGCGCCCTGGCCATCGCACTTGCCAAGGAAGGCGTGCACGTTGGACTCGTCGCCCGTACGGCAGCAGACCTGGAGCCGCTGAGCGCCCTGGTTGCCGAGCAATATGGTGTCAGAGCCGTCGCGGCGGTGGCCGACGTTTCCGTGCAGAGCGAGGCAGAGGCTGCTTTCGCGGCGGTAAACATGGAGCTGGGCTCGGTGGACATTCTGATCAACAACGCGGGCATCGCCCAGTTCGGCAACCTGCTGGAAATGGAACCGGAAGCCTGGAAGCGTATCGTCGACGTGAATCTGATGGGGACTTACTATATGACGCGCGCAGCGCTGCCCGGCATGATCGAGCACAACCAAGGAGACATCGTCAATATCTCTTCTACGGCCGGAGAACGCGGCTTCGCCACGGGCTCAGCCTATAACGCTTCGAAATTTGCCGTGATGGGACTGACCGAAGCCGTGCTGCAGGAGGTCCGCAAGCACAACATCCGCGTGACGGCGCTGACCCCGAGCACCGTGAACACGGATCTCGCCGTCAATGCCGGCCTGAAGATCGGGGACGAGGACCGGATGATGCAGCCGGAAGACGTAGCCGAGCTTGTGATGGCGGCGCTCAAGCTGCCGCAGCGCGTATTCGTCAAATCTGCCGGGATTTGGACTACCAACCCGCAATAAGGACGCGTCGACAGACGCTCCCATTGCAATAACCAAATTCAAGGGTGTTCTTTGGTCAGGGGCCAAGGAACATCCTTTTTGCGTGCAGCTTGCGTGTAACGCGATGGTCTGCGCCAGCGAATCCTGCGCACCCCTTCCTCCAAGGTTAGGTTCCGATGAAGTCAAGAACGTTTCGCTTAAATACCCGGCAAGATGCGCGTGCTTTGTTCTTTTTTCCATGCGGAATCAAGTGTCAACCATCCGTTGTCATGATATAATGACATGGCGTCATACGCACAGCCAGACCATTACCAAGCTATACTCATGGAAAGAAGATGACAACAGCATGATCGCCGACATTTTACTTGAAGTGGTACTTCCCATCTTTGTCCTGATAGGCTTTGGCATTATTATGCAATATGCCTTTAAGCTCGATTTGTACACACTCGCCAAAATCAACTTTTACTACATTACGCCTTCAGCCGTATTTATGAGTATGTACGAATCCAAGATGTCACCGCAGCTTCTGGGCATGGTGGCGTTATTTTATGCGCTTTATATCGGCGTCCTCTACTTGATCAGCATGCTGGTTGCCAGACAGCGCAAGTTCAACCGGGGGATGAGAGCCGCATTTACCAACAGCCTCCTGCTGGATAATTCGGGAAACTACGGCCTTCCGATCAATGATCTGGCCTTCAAGGGAGATCCGATGGCCGGCTCGGTGCAAGCGCTGATCATGTCATTTCAAAGCCTCCTTACGTTTACGTACGGAGTTATTTCCATTCAGGGAGCCAAGACGGAGGGATTATACAAACAGGCCATTATCGGATTTCTGAAAATGCCCGTCCCCTATGCCCTCGTCATCGGCATTGTGCTGCATGCCCTGGCCTTGCCGCTTCCGGTCTTTATCTCGCAGCCGTTGACCTATGCGGACCAGTCCATGGTGGCGATCGCCCTGCTGACGCTCGGGGCACAGATCATTAAATATCCGCTGCGCCTGCGCCGGCTCGATGTTTACCTCAGCGTCCTGCTGCGTCTTTTGGTCGCGCCGGCTATCGGCATTCTGATCGTGCTGCTGCTCGGGCTAAAAGGCGTTCCGGCGCAAGCGCTCATCATCGCTTCCGGCATGCCCGTCGGCGTCAATTCGTCCATCCTGGCGGAAGAATATCAGAATGAGCCTGATTTTGCTGCACAAACTGTCCTTATATCGACCATACTAAACGTAATTACGATTACCGGCCTGATCACGCTGGCCAAATTCATAGCCTAAAGACTAACTCAACTCAGCTAGGAGGAATTACATATGAATTTTGATCTTGCGATTGACCGCACCTGTACCAACTGTCAGAAATGGGACAATGTCCCCACCGTCTTCGGCGTGCCGGACGCGCTTCCGATGTGGGTGGCCGACATGGATTTTGCCGCGCCATCCGCCGTTGTAGAGGCGCTTCATAAACGGGTGGAGCATGGCGTGTTCGGCTATACGTTCCCGTCCGACTCTTACCGCGAAGCGATTAGCGATTGGATGAAGAAACGCCACAGCTGGAGCATTCAGCAGGAGTGGATTCAGTTCTGTCCGGGCGTCGTCCCGGCTCTCAGCCTTATCGTGGATGCGTTCACCGAGCCGGGCGATCAAGTCGTCATCCAGACGCCGGTCTATCCGCCGTTCTACAGCGTCGTTCAGGACCATGGCCGTGAGCTGGTGCATAATCCGCTTCTTCTTAGCGAAGAGGGGGATTACACGATGGATTTCGAGGACCTGGAGAAGAGCTTTTCTACCGGCCATGTCAAAATGATCATTCTGTGCAGTCCGCACAACCCGGTGGGCCGGGTGTGGAGTCGAGCGGAGCTGGATCGTCTGGCTTCCCTCTGCCAGCAATACGACGTGCTTGTCGTATCGGATGAAATCCATGCGGATCTGGTGTTTGAACCCGGCGCGCATACGCCGTTCGCCGCGCTGTCCGAGGATGCCGTCGAGCGTTCCATCATCTGTACCGCTCCTAGCAAGACGTTTAATATCGCCGGCCTGAACACGGCGAACATCATCATCCCGAATGCGCAGCTGCGCAGCAAGTTCCGCAAAATATTGAACCGTTACGCCATCGGCTCCATCACGCCGATGGGTGCGGCCGCCACCGAGGCTGCTTACCGTGAGGGCGAACCGTGGCTGGATGAGCTTCTGGTTTACATCCGCGGGAACATGGAGCTGGTAGCCCAATATGCACAGGAACATCTGCCCGAGCTGAAGGTGGTTATGCCGGAAGCCACCTACCTGTTGTGGATTGATTTCCGCGGCATGGGCATGTCCCACGAAGAGCTAAACCGCTTCCTCGTTCAAGAGGCGAAGCTCGGATTGAACAGCGGCGCGGCCTTCGGCAAGGAAGGCGAAGGCTTCATGCGCATGAACCTGGCCTGCACGCGCGCCACCGTTCAGGAG
Proteins encoded:
- a CDS encoding 3-ketoacyl-ACP reductase, giving the protein MSLKNKTALITGAGKGIGRALAIALAKEGVHVGLVARTAADLEPLSALVAEQYGVRAVAAVADVSVQSEAEAAFAAVNMELGSVDILINNAGIAQFGNLLEMEPEAWKRIVDVNLMGTYYMTRAALPGMIEHNQGDIVNISSTAGERGFATGSAYNASKFAVMGLTEAVLQEVRKHNIRVTALTPSTVNTDLAVNAGLKIGDEDRMMQPEDVAELVMAALKLPQRVFVKSAGIWTTNPQ
- a CDS encoding AEC family transporter, producing MIADILLEVVLPIFVLIGFGIIMQYAFKLDLYTLAKINFYYITPSAVFMSMYESKMSPQLLGMVALFYALYIGVLYLISMLVARQRKFNRGMRAAFTNSLLLDNSGNYGLPINDLAFKGDPMAGSVQALIMSFQSLLTFTYGVISIQGAKTEGLYKQAIIGFLKMPVPYALVIGIVLHALALPLPVFISQPLTYADQSMVAIALLTLGAQIIKYPLRLRRLDVYLSVLLRLLVAPAIGILIVLLLGLKGVPAQALIIASGMPVGVNSSILAEEYQNEPDFAAQTVLISTILNVITITGLITLAKFIA
- a CDS encoding MalY/PatB family protein translates to MNFDLAIDRTCTNCQKWDNVPTVFGVPDALPMWVADMDFAAPSAVVEALHKRVEHGVFGYTFPSDSYREAISDWMKKRHSWSIQQEWIQFCPGVVPALSLIVDAFTEPGDQVVIQTPVYPPFYSVVQDHGRELVHNPLLLSEEGDYTMDFEDLEKSFSTGHVKMIILCSPHNPVGRVWSRAELDRLASLCQQYDVLVVSDEIHADLVFEPGAHTPFAALSEDAVERSIICTAPSKTFNIAGLNTANIIIPNAQLRSKFRKILNRYAIGSITPMGAAATEAAYREGEPWLDELLVYIRGNMELVAQYAQEHLPELKVVMPEATYLLWIDFRGMGMSHEELNRFLVQEAKLGLNSGAAFGKEGEGFMRMNLACTRATVQEALSRLNKAVGEWRKA